A stretch of Palaemon carinicauda isolate YSFRI2023 chromosome 36, ASM3689809v2, whole genome shotgun sequence DNA encodes these proteins:
- the LOC137628795 gene encoding serine protease 45-like yields MVKSPVEGSQIVLIKLADAEVELSDYVRPACLGSHGNIDLLAKRKCRSLGWGARRDPLVELSVKVVNKDACQRIDGPKGNTICAQQTDRTDRCLLAEQSGAGLLCEWAGRWEIVGVASAPTGCTEGLRPRLYDDITPNTVRWIKKTIAAFQRGS; encoded by the exons ATGGTGAAGTCTCCTGTAGAAGGAAGTCAAATTGTTCTCATTAAG TTGGCGGACGCAGAAGTTGAACTCAGTGATTACGTACGTCCAGCATGTCTAGGATCCCATGGAAACATCGACCTGTTGGCCAAGAGGAAGTGTCGCAGCCTGGGTTGGGGAGCCCGAC GCGATCCCCTGGTGGAGTTATCAGTAAAGGTTGTTAACAAAGACGCTTGCCAGCGAATAGATGGGCCCAAAGGAAACACTATTTGTGCACAACAGACAGACAGAACAGACAGATGTCTT CTTGCAGAACAAAGCGGAGCTGGTCTCCTTTGCGAGTGGGCAGGACGCTGGGAGATCGTGGGCGTCGCATCAGCGCCTACAGGCTGCACTGAAGGATTACGCCCACGCCTCTACGACGACATCACGCCCAACACCGTCAGGTGGATCAAGAAGACGATCGCGGCGTTCCAGAGAGGGTCGTAA